The Ferrimicrobium sp. sequence CACCTCCAGACAGCTGAACGGCTTCCCGATTCCTGGTCGATTTTGGTCCCAGATTACCGCTTATTTCCGAAGATCCGGATTACTCCCGACGTTGAAGGGAGGCGTGGTGTGATCGACCATCGACCAGAACGAGGCATACGAGTTTGGGGCGGGCGTCATTGGAGTCGCTTAGAAGCGACCGACCATCGCTGGAGTCGTATATGCATCAGTGTGGCGCCTCCTTGGTGGTTCGGGCTGTGAGTGTTGGTGGTGGGAGCGTTGTCGTCCTAGGCTTGACCGAAGGAGATGGGTGTGAAGGAGGATTTTGTTGGTGGTGAACCATGAACGGCCGATGATCTGTTTCGCAGGACCGCTTGGCAGCTCTGATCATCGCGTCATTGAGCTCTTTGGCTTTACCGATTTTGATCCGCTCCCGATGCCCTCAGTGGAGCAGGTTATCTTTACGGTATCCACCACACCAGGCCTCCTCGGGGTGCTTCCAATTGAGAATTCAACTGAGGGTGAACTAACGCTTACCCTCGATCGACTGATCTTTGATGCTGAAGATGCGTTTATCATTGGCGAGGCTGTTCTTGCCGAGGAGATCTGGGGATTCTCTCTCAATGGGGAAGCATCGGTTCATACAGTGATCTCTCACTCAATGATCCTTGATCTCTGTGCTGATTTCATCCGTCATCGTGGCTTGCATGTCCGGCATGCAGTCTCCACGAAGGCCGCCTGTGATGAAGTAGTGAGCGCCCGAGACCCTGGATTGATGGCGCTCGCGCCGCCGAGTGTCGGTGCACAGGCAGGACTCAATGCCGTTGCAACTGAGGTGGCGCAGGTGAGTGAATTGCGGACCCGTTACGCCTTGGTGGCGAACGCCTTACCTACTCCAACAGGCGCCGATCGGACGATGCTCGCGATCGTTCCCCGCTTCGATGCTGTTGGCGCGCTGAGTGAGATCGCCAATCACTTTAAGAACCATGATGTCAATATGTCATCAATCCTGTCGCGCCCGCTGGCAGGTGAGCGCGATGTCCATTGCTTTGTCGTTGTGGCTGATGGACATGCCAACGTGGAACCGGTGCGATCTTTGCTGCGTTCCCTCCTGCGGGCTGGTCATCAAGTCAAGCTGATGGGCTGCTATCCGCGTTGGACAGCTAAAGAGGTCGTCACTCCTTCGACTCAGCTTCCTCGCGGAGTACTCTCCTATGAAGAGGCTTCCGGTCCGGAGGCGTAGGAACGCGCACATGAGGATTGGTAAAGCGGCGGTTGCACCGGTAGGCATCGTTGGGCTAGGCCATATGGGCGCATCGCTCGCTGGAGCACTCGTGCGCCATGTTGGTGTGGTTGGCTACGATCTGAATCCGGCGTCGATGGATAGCGTTGA is a genomic window containing:
- a CDS encoding prephenate dehydratase domain-containing protein gives rise to the protein MVNHERPMICFAGPLGSSDHRVIELFGFTDFDPLPMPSVEQVIFTVSTTPGLLGVLPIENSTEGELTLTLDRLIFDAEDAFIIGEAVLAEEIWGFSLNGEASVHTVISHSMILDLCADFIRHRGLHVRHAVSTKAACDEVVSARDPGLMALAPPSVGAQAGLNAVATEVAQVSELRTRYALVANALPTPTGADRTMLAIVPRFDAVGALSEIANHFKNHDVNMSSILSRPLAGERDVHCFVVVADGHANVEPVRSLLRSLLRAGHQVKLMGCYPRWTAKEVVTPSTQLPRGVLSYEEASGPEA